From a region of the Fibrobacter sp. UWB2 genome:
- a CDS encoding GNAT family N-acetyltransferase has protein sequence MSITYKNTHDFSEQDLKDLFLSVEWSSGHFPDKLVVAMKNFKTVISAWDGETLVGMICAMDDGIMNAYVHYLLVRPEYQGQSIGKELVERVKEIYKNYLRVVVVAYNEELAFYEHCGFKKADDASAMFITSLWT, from the coding sequence ATGAGCATTACTTATAAAAACACTCACGACTTCTCAGAACAAGACTTAAAAGACCTTTTCCTCTCCGTCGAATGGTCCTCGGGACATTTCCCCGATAAGCTCGTGGTCGCGATGAAGAATTTCAAGACCGTCATTTCGGCTTGGGATGGCGAAACGCTCGTCGGCATGATTTGCGCTATGGACGACGGCATCATGAACGCCTACGTGCATTACCTGCTCGTGCGCCCCGAATACCAGGGCCAAAGCATCGGCAAGGAACTCGTGGAACGTGTCAAGGAAATCTACAAGAACTACCTGCGCGTAGTCGTGGTCGCCTACAACGAAGAACTCGCCTTCTATGAGCATTGCGGTTTCAAGAAGGCGGATGATGCAAGTGCAATGTTTATTACGAGTTTGTGGACATAG
- a CDS encoding RNA-binding domain-containing protein, protein MDEKELRKIIRQGESLTVEFKRAKTALPDNLFESVAAFLNRNGGHIVLGVTDDKKIEGVAPNCVEKLCKQIANLSNNPEKLDPQNLIDPQVVDYKDKKLIYFFVPASSQVHKTGKKVFDRSVDGDFVVKTQSAISAMYLRKSNSYTENTVYPGLREIDIKRGMLKKAKDLIRSIRSNHPWLKLNKEDFFKAAGLIRYDSTIGKSGYTLAALMLFGTDEAISSYLPYYKIEAIVRKQDLMRYDDRLTVTCNLIDGYELLNGFIEKHLPDKFYLDGKTRLSLRDKIFREVIANMLIHREYMNPIPTTLVIYKDKLVTNNANKPFAYEKIASQLCSYPKNPHIATMFAQMGFAEYLGTGIRKISDLCEIYSGLKPKFVDNDIFIAEIPLTDHVPEGEKSGGLNVPVNDTLNGTLNGTLNGTLIKNIKESLNASQSKVFDFIMRNPGCMGKEITGALDMPRDTFNKIIRSLFEKKIIERRGSKKTGGYWVKKTPMSTNS, encoded by the coding sequence ATGGATGAAAAAGAATTGAGAAAAATCATTCGTCAGGGCGAAAGCTTGACGGTCGAATTCAAGAGGGCAAAGACTGCATTGCCCGACAATCTTTTTGAATCTGTTGCGGCATTCTTAAACCGCAATGGGGGGCATATTGTCCTTGGTGTTACAGACGACAAAAAAATTGAGGGCGTTGCCCCCAATTGCGTCGAAAAACTTTGCAAGCAAATAGCGAATTTAAGCAACAATCCTGAAAAATTGGATCCTCAGAACTTGATAGACCCGCAAGTTGTTGATTACAAAGACAAAAAATTGATCTACTTCTTTGTTCCCGCCAGTTCGCAGGTCCACAAGACCGGCAAGAAGGTTTTTGACCGTAGCGTCGATGGCGATTTTGTGGTAAAGACGCAGAGCGCAATTAGTGCAATGTATTTGCGCAAAAGCAACAGCTATACGGAAAATACCGTTTATCCGGGGCTTCGCGAAATTGATATTAAACGCGGAATGCTTAAGAAGGCCAAGGATTTGATTCGTTCCATCAGGTCCAATCACCCGTGGCTCAAGTTGAACAAGGAAGATTTTTTCAAAGCGGCTGGTTTGATTCGCTATGATTCTACCATTGGAAAGTCGGGTTATACACTTGCTGCACTTATGCTGTTCGGCACGGACGAAGCGATTTCGAGTTATTTGCCATATTATAAAATTGAAGCAATAGTCCGCAAACAAGACCTGATGCGTTACGATGATCGCTTGACTGTTACATGCAACTTGATTGATGGTTACGAATTATTGAACGGGTTTATCGAAAAGCATCTCCCAGACAAATTCTATTTGGATGGGAAAACAAGACTCTCTTTGCGTGACAAGATTTTTAGAGAAGTGATTGCGAATATGCTGATTCATCGTGAATACATGAATCCGATTCCAACAACGCTCGTTATTTATAAAGATAAGCTTGTGACGAATAACGCGAATAAGCCCTTTGCGTACGAGAAAATAGCATCTCAACTTTGTTCTTATCCTAAGAATCCGCATATTGCCACAATGTTTGCACAGATGGGGTTTGCGGAATACCTTGGTACGGGTATCCGTAAAATTAGTGACTTGTGCGAAATTTATTCTGGGTTAAAACCCAAATTTGTGGATAATGATATTTTTATAGCGGAGATTCCGTTGACAGATCATGTGCCAGAAGGAGAAAAGAGTGGCGGATTAAATGTCCCTGTAAATGACACATTAAACGGCACATTAAACGGCACATTAAATGGCACATTAATCAAGAATATAAAAGAATCGCTTAACGCATCTCAATCAAAGGTCTTTGATTTTATTATGAGAAATCCTGGCTGTATGGGAAAGGAAATCACAGGAGCCCTTGACATGCCAAGAGATACCTTCAATAAAATCATTCGCTCTTTGTTTGAAAAGAAGATTATTGAACGTCGTGGTTCTAAAAAGACTGGCGGCTATTGGGTGAAAAAGACCCCTATGTCCACAAACTCGTAA
- a CDS encoding DUF5655 domain-containing protein: protein MPLFHLENNNLKRIKESSFRLEKDIQSLCEKNMEELLGCKFIKTEFSIEKFRFDSLGFDKNNQSFVIVEYKRDKNFSVIDQGYAYLSVMLNHKSDLILEYNETTGENLKRNDVDWSQSKVIFVAPSFTSYQREAIGFNDLPIELYEIKKYANNTITFTQILAKQSSESITTISKTNEKVKAVNKEIKIYTESNRKEAGSLEMQELYDKVKRMILNIGDDISIKATKFYIAFIRKTNFCDINIQKNQIKIWLNVKKGKLEDSKKIARNVADIGHWGNGDYEIALNSDADIEYVVSLIRQSYNLNE, encoded by the coding sequence ATGCCGTTATTTCATCTTGAAAATAATAACTTAAAGCGTATCAAAGAATCCTCTTTTAGATTAGAAAAAGACATTCAATCATTATGCGAAAAAAACATGGAGGAATTATTAGGTTGTAAATTCATCAAAACGGAATTTTCTATTGAAAAGTTCAGATTTGATTCTCTAGGTTTTGACAAAAACAACCAGTCCTTCGTAATTGTTGAATACAAGCGCGATAAAAATTTTAGCGTAATAGATCAGGGTTACGCGTATCTTTCCGTTATGTTAAACCACAAATCTGACCTTATATTAGAGTACAATGAAACTACTGGTGAAAATTTAAAGAGAAACGATGTTGATTGGTCTCAATCTAAGGTTATTTTCGTAGCACCATCTTTTACCTCTTATCAGCGAGAAGCTATTGGTTTTAATGATCTTCCAATAGAGTTGTATGAAATAAAGAAATACGCCAATAATACGATTACATTCACGCAAATACTTGCTAAACAGTCTTCAGAGTCAATAACGACTATTTCAAAAACAAATGAAAAAGTTAAAGCTGTTAACAAAGAAATAAAAATTTACACAGAAAGCAATCGAAAAGAGGCCGGTTCTTTGGAAATGCAGGAGCTATACGACAAAGTTAAGCGTATGATTTTAAATATTGGAGATGACATTTCAATCAAAGCCACAAAGTTCTATATAGCATTTATCAGAAAAACTAATTTTTGCGACATAAACATTCAAAAAAATCAAATAAAAATTTGGTTGAATGTGAAAAAAGGGAAATTAGAAGACAGCAAAAAAATTGCTAGGAATGTTGCTGACATTGGACATTGGGGAAATGGCGATTATGAAATCGCTCTAAATTCGGACGCCGATATTGAATATGTGGTGAGTTTAATTAGACAATCATATAATCTGAATGAATGA
- the thrS gene encoding threonine--tRNA ligase: MSQIELTFPDGSVRSVASGTTGLEIAKSISEGLARKALGVKLGDKVLDLKRPLTESGAIKIITPSNDDPDALMLLRHSCSHVLAEAICDLFPGTKLAYGPAIDKGFYYDLMTPTPIQQSDFERIEKRMKEIIKEDRPFVRCEVSAEDGLKRTEGDKYKTDNAQRALAREGSDGTLSFYVTGEPGKNFEDLCAGPHVPSTGKLKNFKVLSMSGAYWHGDQNSDQLTRVYGTCFADKDGLETYLKFLEEAEKRDHRKIGKEMDLYHIEDHSPGMVFWHPKGTKMVNALKDYIRGKIDRRGYLEVITPEIVNKTLWIKSGHADKYNENMFKTLAGDVEMAVKPMNCPCHIQIFNTGLRSWRDLPMRLAEFGKCHRYEPAGTMHGLMRVRGFVQDDAHIFCTEDQIASEVADFCALVKEIYHDFGFDEIVVKFSTRPEKRVGSDEIWDKAEAALAEATKLAGLDYILNPGEGAFYGPKLEFTLKDSLGRDWQCGTIQVDFNLPQRLGAEYVGKDNQKHIPVMLHRAAVGSIERFLGILIEEFMGDFPLWLAPVQARVLPISEKFVDYAKKVEKELVNAGVRVEVDESNEKLGYKIRQCELQKVPYLLIVGEKEVADGVVSVRKRKDGDKGSMTVQAFLDMTAEDRKVVR; encoded by the coding sequence ATGTCTCAAATCGAACTCACTTTCCCCGATGGCTCCGTACGTTCCGTAGCATCGGGCACAACCGGCCTCGAAATCGCAAAGAGCATTTCTGAAGGTCTCGCACGCAAGGCTCTCGGCGTTAAGCTCGGTGACAAGGTCCTCGACCTCAAGCGCCCGCTCACAGAAAGCGGCGCGATCAAGATCATCACCCCGAGCAACGACGATCCGGATGCTTTGATGCTCCTCCGCCACAGCTGCAGCCACGTGCTCGCCGAAGCTATCTGCGACTTGTTCCCGGGCACTAAGCTCGCTTACGGTCCGGCTATCGACAAGGGTTTCTACTACGATTTGATGACACCGACCCCGATCCAGCAGTCGGATTTCGAGCGCATCGAAAAGCGCATGAAGGAAATCATCAAGGAAGACCGTCCGTTCGTGCGTTGCGAAGTCAGCGCCGAAGATGGCCTGAAGCGCACTGAAGGCGACAAGTACAAGACCGATAACGCTCAGCGCGCACTCGCCCGCGAAGGCAGCGACGGCACGCTCAGCTTCTACGTGACTGGCGAACCGGGCAAGAACTTTGAAGACCTCTGTGCCGGTCCTCATGTGCCTTCTACTGGCAAGCTCAAGAATTTCAAGGTGCTTTCCATGTCCGGTGCATACTGGCATGGCGACCAGAACAGCGACCAGCTGACCCGTGTGTACGGTACCTGCTTTGCTGACAAGGATGGTCTTGAAACTTATTTGAAGTTCCTCGAAGAAGCCGAAAAGCGCGACCACCGCAAGATTGGTAAGGAAATGGACCTCTACCACATTGAAGACCATTCTCCGGGCATGGTGTTCTGGCACCCGAAGGGCACCAAGATGGTGAACGCCCTTAAGGACTACATCCGTGGTAAGATTGACCGTCGTGGCTACCTCGAAGTGATCACGCCGGAAATCGTGAACAAGACTTTGTGGATCAAGTCCGGCCACGCCGACAAGTACAACGAGAACATGTTCAAGACGCTCGCTGGCGACGTGGAAATGGCCGTGAAGCCGATGAACTGCCCCTGCCACATCCAGATTTTCAATACGGGTCTCCGCAGCTGGCGTGACCTTCCGATGCGTCTTGCCGAATTCGGTAAGTGCCACCGTTACGAACCTGCCGGTACCATGCACGGCCTGATGCGCGTGCGCGGCTTTGTGCAGGACGACGCCCACATCTTCTGTACCGAAGACCAGATTGCAAGCGAAGTGGCCGACTTCTGCGCCCTCGTGAAGGAAATCTACCACGACTTCGGATTCGACGAAATCGTCGTGAAGTTCTCCACCCGTCCGGAAAAGCGCGTGGGTTCCGACGAAATTTGGGACAAGGCTGAAGCCGCCCTCGCCGAAGCAACGAAGCTCGCTGGCCTCGACTACATTTTGAACCCGGGTGAAGGTGCCTTCTACGGCCCGAAGCTCGAATTCACGCTGAAGGACTCCCTCGGACGTGACTGGCAGTGCGGTACCATCCAGGTGGACTTCAACCTCCCGCAGCGCCTTGGTGCTGAATATGTCGGTAAGGACAACCAGAAGCACATTCCGGTGATGTTGCACCGCGCAGCAGTCGGTTCCATCGAACGCTTCCTCGGTATTCTTATCGAAGAATTCATGGGCGATTTCCCGCTGTGGCTCGCTCCGGTTCAGGCCCGCGTGCTCCCGATTTCTGAAAAGTTCGTTGACTACGCAAAGAAAGTCGAGAAGGAACTCGTGAATGCCGGCGTCCGCGTGGAAGTCGACGAATCCAACGAAAAGCTCGGCTACAAGATCCGCCAGTGCGAATTGCAGAAGGTGCCTTACCTCCTGATCGTCGGTGAGAAGGAAGTTGCTGATGGTGTCGTGTCTGTGCGTAAGCGTAAGGACGGCGACAAGGGCAGCATGACTGTCCAGGCCTTCCTCGATATGACTGCAGAAGACCGCAAGGTCGTCCGCTAA
- a CDS encoding GGDEF domain-containing protein produces the protein MHEIYLREVYVADMLGIFLILGAIFSGAWKLQKKNNEDKVLLGIIILVITACIADAITFSVDGLTGPGVKALAYVSNNILFLSNMAIGPLWVMLISLHINGAVSKFQRIFMLCVCGAITVLMVVNFFNPIIFDINERNVYTRGPLFMLKNLLEVILMADGVVIYLISRYKSGGVKFFPVLHFVCPIFICVCLQMFYYGISTIWVGIAVGYTSLMLALQNENIFIDKLTGLYNRYYLDKVSGELKRKRKITMMMLDMNDFKSINDNFGHSQGDDALVSLAEVLEKTVGAKGTVVRYAGDEFVIILNNGDEDAAEKCKLQIKKNLEEFNETHKKKYKLSASIGVGVFDLEKSNVDKILKKIDKLMYDDKRAYYALTHHDRRRGR, from the coding sequence ATGCACGAAATCTATTTGCGTGAAGTTTATGTCGCTGATATGCTGGGAATCTTCTTGATTCTCGGTGCTATTTTCAGTGGCGCTTGGAAGCTGCAAAAAAAGAATAACGAAGACAAGGTTTTGCTCGGCATCATCATTCTTGTGATTACGGCTTGCATTGCCGATGCAATTACTTTTTCCGTTGACGGTCTTACGGGGCCTGGCGTGAAGGCGCTGGCTTATGTTTCGAACAATATCCTCTTTTTGTCCAACATGGCGATTGGTCCCCTTTGGGTGATGCTGATATCTTTGCACATCAATGGAGCTGTGTCCAAATTCCAGCGAATTTTTATGCTGTGTGTTTGCGGTGCGATTACAGTTTTGATGGTCGTGAATTTTTTCAATCCGATTATCTTTGACATCAACGAAAGGAATGTGTATACCCGCGGTCCGCTGTTCATGCTGAAGAACCTGTTAGAGGTGATTCTTATGGCGGATGGCGTTGTCATTTATTTAATCAGCCGCTACAAGAGCGGTGGTGTCAAGTTTTTCCCAGTTTTACATTTTGTGTGTCCTATATTTATTTGCGTCTGCTTGCAGATGTTCTATTACGGCATCTCTACGATTTGGGTGGGCATCGCCGTCGGCTATACGAGTTTGATGCTTGCCTTGCAGAACGAGAATATTTTTATTGATAAGCTGACGGGGCTTTATAATCGTTATTACCTGGATAAAGTTTCTGGAGAGCTGAAACGCAAAAGGAAAATCACGATGATGATGCTCGACATGAATGATTTCAAGAGCATCAACGATAACTTTGGCCATTCGCAGGGCGATGACGCATTGGTTTCGCTGGCGGAAGTCTTGGAAAAAACGGTTGGAGCTAAAGGAACTGTGGTCCGTTATGCGGGCGATGAATTTGTGATAATCTTGAATAACGGCGACGAGGATGCTGCTGAAAAATGCAAGTTGCAAATCAAGAAAAATCTGGAAGAATTCAACGAAACCCATAAAAAGAAGTACAAACTATCCGCTTCGATTGGCGTGGGGGTCTTTGATTTAGAAAAGAGCAATGTCGATAAAATATTGAAAAAAATAGACAAGCTTATGTACGACGATAAACGCGCATACTATGCCTTGACGCATCACGATCGCCGCCGCGGTCGATAA